In the genome of Cellvibrio sp. KY-YJ-3, one region contains:
- the dinB gene encoding DNA polymerase IV — MRKIIHCDADCFFAAIEMRDDPSLARRPIAVGGSSDRRGVISTCNYEARRFGVHSAMPSSTAMRLCPDLLILPHRMDAYREASQQMRNIFYDYTDLIEPLSLDEAFLDVSDCKHHQGSATRIAQEIRARIQREIGITVSAGIAPNKFLAKIASDWNKPNGQFVITPAQVDSFVAQLPVKKIFGVGKAMASKLAELSIFTCADLQKLSVFELSQRFGQMGSRLYKLSRGIDERELTVDRRRKSLSVENTFAKDLQNLPQCLHELPALSQQLAIRLRRVDDDYKIIKLFVKIKFSDFSTTTIERSATGIQPDEFIALCSEAYHRKEQPVRLLGVGVRFIDLREHNHFVQLELFNRSA; from the coding sequence ATGCGCAAAATCATTCACTGCGATGCCGATTGTTTTTTTGCCGCGATAGAAATGCGCGATGACCCAAGCTTGGCCCGTCGCCCGATTGCCGTGGGTGGTAGCAGCGATCGGCGCGGGGTTATCTCCACCTGCAATTACGAGGCGCGCCGCTTTGGTGTGCACTCCGCCATGCCCTCCAGTACCGCGATGCGCCTCTGCCCGGATTTATTGATCCTGCCGCACCGTATGGATGCTTATCGCGAAGCTTCGCAGCAAATGCGCAACATTTTTTACGACTACACCGATTTAATCGAGCCACTCTCGCTGGACGAAGCATTTCTGGATGTCAGCGACTGCAAGCACCACCAGGGTAGTGCAACCCGTATCGCCCAGGAAATTCGCGCGCGCATTCAACGGGAAATTGGCATCACGGTTTCGGCGGGCATAGCGCCCAATAAGTTTCTCGCCAAAATCGCCAGCGATTGGAACAAACCCAATGGCCAGTTTGTGATTACTCCTGCACAAGTAGATAGCTTTGTGGCGCAACTGCCAGTGAAAAAGATTTTTGGCGTGGGCAAAGCCATGGCAAGTAAATTAGCAGAACTCAGTATTTTTACCTGCGCCGACTTACAAAAACTGTCGGTGTTTGAATTGTCGCAGCGCTTTGGTCAAATGGGTTCCCGCCTTTACAAATTAAGCCGCGGGATAGATGAGCGGGAATTAACGGTAGACCGACGCCGCAAATCACTCAGCGTAGAAAATACTTTCGCAAAAGATTTACAAAACCTACCGCAGTGCTTGCATGAACTACCAGCACTCAGCCAACAACTGGCAATACGTTTACGTCGGGTGGATGATGATTACAAAATCATAAAACTGTTCGTAAAAATAAAATTCTCTGATTTCAGCACCACCACCATTGAACGCAGCGCAACCGGCATTCAACCAGATGAATTTATCGCATTGTGCAGCGAAGCCTATCACCGTAAAGAACAACCGGTACGCTTGCTGGGCGTGGGAGTGAGGTTTATTGATTTACGCGAGCACAATCATTTTGTGCAATTGGAGCTGTTTAATCGGTCGGCATAA
- a CDS encoding pentapeptide repeat-containing protein yields MSKPIIHQNPLYQLLKTERVAEFNQRKARGEVKEGMLRGGDFRGLDLRELDADGLDLRDAYFRGADVRGVDFRNTQLEGASFCQAHFSGAFFPREISAEELRLSYDIGIRVRYNAR; encoded by the coding sequence ATGAGTAAACCCATTATTCATCAGAACCCTCTCTATCAATTATTAAAAACGGAGCGGGTTGCGGAATTTAATCAACGCAAAGCACGCGGCGAAGTAAAAGAGGGCATGTTGCGCGGCGGCGATTTTCGCGGTTTGGATTTACGTGAGCTGGACGCAGATGGCCTGGACTTGCGCGATGCTTATTTCCGGGGAGCGGATGTCCGCGGGGTAGATTTTCGCAATACCCAATTAGAGGGCGCGAGTTTTTGTCAGGCACATTTTTCCGGCGCGTTTTTTCCGCGCGAAATTAGCGCCGAAGAATTGCGGCTCTCTTACGATATAGGTATACGCGTGCGTTACAACGCTCGCTAG
- a CDS encoding alpha-L-arabinofuranosidase C-terminal domain-containing protein, with protein sequence MIKPLVMALGLGMSIAALADTQVKIDTTKTGPVINKNIYSQFAEHLGRGIYEGLWVGPESTIPNTKGWRNDVVGALKELQVPLIRWPGGCFADEYHWREGIGPREQRPARVNTNWGGVIEDNAVGTHEFFDLVEMLGAEAYVNGNLGTGTPQEMAEWLEYMTSDSKSTLAELRRKNGRDKPFRVHYFAIGNEAWGCGGNMTPEFYTHLYKQYASFLKTPKDNTPVLIASGGHTEDTSWADHLTANVKPNWALRMDAVSFHYYTLPTGDWVKKGAATGFPESEWMSTMVNTLKMDQFIINNKKVMDKNDPEKKVGFYVDEWGTWYDVTGDDDPGFLYQQNSLRDAIVAALNFNIFHKHADRVHMSIIAQMVNVLQAMILTDKEKMILTPTYHVFKMYKPFQDATSLPIELKNVARYKLGKSSIPAVSATAARAKDGKIYIALVNANPNQAETVDINLAGINLNAVKGEILTAAAMDTHNTFAAPENIKPAPFAAQATNGKLAIEVPAKAVIVVAVE encoded by the coding sequence ATGATAAAACCATTGGTAATGGCCCTCGGGTTGGGCATGAGCATTGCTGCTCTGGCCGACACCCAAGTCAAAATCGATACCACCAAAACCGGTCCGGTCATCAATAAAAACATCTACAGTCAATTCGCCGAGCATTTGGGCCGGGGGATTTATGAAGGCCTGTGGGTTGGTCCCGAATCTACCATTCCCAACACCAAGGGTTGGCGCAATGACGTGGTTGGCGCCCTGAAAGAATTGCAGGTGCCGCTGATCCGCTGGCCTGGCGGGTGTTTTGCCGATGAATATCACTGGCGCGAGGGAATCGGCCCGCGCGAGCAGCGTCCGGCACGTGTGAATACCAACTGGGGCGGCGTAATAGAAGATAACGCTGTAGGTACCCATGAGTTCTTTGATCTGGTTGAAATGCTTGGCGCGGAAGCTTACGTAAACGGCAACCTGGGAACCGGCACCCCACAGGAAATGGCAGAGTGGCTGGAGTACATGACCTCGGACAGTAAATCCACACTGGCCGAGCTGCGCCGCAAAAACGGCCGCGATAAACCCTTCCGTGTGCATTATTTTGCGATTGGTAACGAGGCATGGGGTTGTGGCGGCAATATGACCCCCGAGTTCTATACCCACCTTTACAAGCAATACGCCAGCTTCCTCAAAACACCAAAAGACAATACGCCTGTTTTAATTGCGAGCGGCGGCCACACTGAAGACACCAGCTGGGCGGATCACCTGACTGCCAACGTGAAACCCAATTGGGCATTGCGTATGGATGCTGTGAGTTTCCACTACTACACCTTGCCGACTGGCGATTGGGTGAAAAAAGGTGCTGCGACGGGTTTCCCCGAAAGTGAATGGATGTCCACTATGGTGAACACCCTGAAGATGGATCAATTCATTATCAACAACAAAAAAGTGATGGACAAAAACGACCCGGAGAAAAAAGTTGGTTTTTATGTGGATGAGTGGGGCACATGGTACGACGTAACTGGCGATGATGACCCAGGTTTCCTCTACCAACAAAACAGCCTGCGCGATGCGATTGTAGCTGCGCTCAACTTCAATATTTTCCACAAACATGCTGACCGTGTGCACATGAGTATCATTGCGCAAATGGTTAACGTATTGCAGGCGATGATTTTGACGGACAAGGAAAAAATGATCCTCACTCCGACATATCACGTGTTCAAAATGTACAAACCATTTCAGGATGCAACTTCACTGCCAATTGAGCTGAAAAACGTAGCGCGCTACAAGCTGGGTAAATCCTCAATCCCGGCGGTGAGTGCAACAGCCGCGCGCGCTAAAGATGGCAAAATTTATATCGCCCTGGTCAACGCCAATCCTAATCAGGCAGAGACTGTTGATATTAATCTTGCAGGTATTAATTTGAATGCTGTTAAGGGTGAAATTCTGACTGCAGCGGCAATGGATACCCACAATACTTTTGCGGCACCAGAGAACATCAAGCCAGCACCTTTTGCTGCGCAAGCGACCAATGGCAAGTTGGCGATAGAAGTTCCTGCCAAAGCGGTTATTGTGGTGGCGGTGGAATAA
- a CDS encoding glycosyl hydrolase: protein MKETFLVRPFAARLAIAMLALATLIGCKPAENPTTALQSVSSVAAVQEVAAVEVSLVDKQATAETRSLFAFMQTQRKQSIMFGHQHDTTQGLTITTTDGTQSDTFNAVGDFAAVYGWDTLSIVSPKMEGDVVEQVKKAYARGGIITVSSHFDNPLTDQQKGEWPVGTSWDKTPAVVAALPGGEANAVYNGYLDQLAEWANNLKDENGVLIPVIFRILHENTGSWFWWGEEQSTPEQYKKLYQYTVEYLRDTKGVHNFLYAYSPNNFWEVTEENYLLRYPGDAYVDVLGFDTYGEVENNENWFKNVVDNAALVARMADARGKIPVISEIGIRAPDIEAGKYDNQWYRKLIAGLKADKDARNISFLLTWRNAPEGVPGPDGKNVPHYWVPANREENIQNGTLEDFREFYRDDFTAFNRDISGVYTIKTVAK, encoded by the coding sequence ATGAAAGAAACGTTTTTAGTGCGGCCATTCGCTGCAAGGCTCGCTATTGCCATGCTGGCGCTGGCGACATTAATAGGCTGCAAGCCTGCGGAAAATCCTACTACTGCTTTGCAAAGTGTCAGCAGTGTTGCTGCGGTACAAGAAGTAGCGGCAGTGGAAGTATCGCTGGTAGATAAACAGGCAACGGCGGAAACCCGTTCGCTGTTCGCGTTTATGCAAACGCAACGTAAGCAGTCGATTATGTTTGGTCACCAGCACGATACCACCCAGGGTTTAACCATCACTACAACAGACGGTACACAATCCGATACCTTTAATGCAGTTGGCGATTTTGCGGCCGTTTACGGGTGGGATACGCTTTCTATCGTCAGCCCCAAAATGGAAGGCGATGTGGTAGAACAAGTCAAAAAAGCTTACGCGCGCGGTGGCATTATCACCGTGAGTTCGCATTTCGATAATCCCCTTACCGATCAACAAAAAGGCGAGTGGCCGGTGGGTACTTCCTGGGATAAAACCCCTGCGGTAGTTGCCGCCTTACCGGGCGGTGAAGCCAACGCCGTTTATAACGGTTACCTGGATCAATTAGCCGAATGGGCGAATAATTTGAAGGATGAAAACGGCGTGTTGATTCCAGTGATTTTCCGCATCCTGCACGAAAATACCGGCAGCTGGTTTTGGTGGGGCGAGGAGCAATCCACCCCCGAGCAATATAAAAAACTGTATCAGTACACCGTGGAATACCTGCGCGATACCAAAGGCGTACACAATTTTTTATACGCCTACTCACCCAATAATTTTTGGGAAGTGACGGAAGAAAATTATTTGCTGCGCTACCCTGGTGATGCCTATGTAGATGTGCTGGGTTTTGATACCTATGGCGAAGTGGAGAACAATGAAAACTGGTTTAAGAATGTAGTGGATAATGCCGCTCTGGTAGCACGCATGGCTGATGCGCGTGGGAAAATTCCGGTGATTTCCGAGATTGGTATTCGCGCTCCGGATATCGAAGCCGGTAAATACGACAATCAATGGTATCGGAAATTAATTGCAGGTCTAAAAGCGGATAAGGATGCGCGTAATATTTCTTTCCTGCTCACCTGGCGCAACGCACCGGAAGGTGTACCAGGGCCAGATGGTAAAAATGTTCCCCATTACTGGGTGCCTGCCAACCGCGAGGAGAATATTCAAAACGGTACCCTGGAAGATTTCCGCGAATTTTATCGCGATGACTTCACCGCGTTTAATCGCGATATATCCGGGGTTTATACTATTAAAACGGTTGCTAAATAA